TCTCCTAATGGATCTTCAAATGGATTAGTAAATGTTTTAAATCGTTTATATACGTACATCATACGTTTTGGAAATAATGCCCCTCCAAATAACGCTATAAATTGAATTAAAAAAGTAGATACAACTACCCCTCCACCAATCGCTACTAGACTATATAAATACGGTATCCCGCTAGCTAAAACCATAATTAATGTAATCAAAATTAAAATAGCTGCTCCTCCAGTATCTGGTTGAATTAATACTAGAAAAATTAATAAACCAATTAACATCATAGGTTTTAGTAAAGCATCTTTAAAATGAGATAAAATTGTATCTTGTCTACGCGACAAAATATAAGCTAAATACCATATGACAATAATTTTTAAAAATTCAACAGGTTGTAATGTGATAGCACCAATCTTCAACCAGCCATCAGCGCCTCCTCCTTTAACACCTAAACTAGTGAATTTCGTCAAAATAAGTAAAGCTCCTATTGTGATAATGGCAGTCATAATAAACTGTTTATTCTGAAATACTTGTGTTTTCATTTTATAAATAAAGAAAATAGCAATTAATCCCACTATAAAAAATCCACCTTGTTTAATTGCTTCTAAAGCTAAACCTTGTGAATTAACAGAGCTTGCACTATATACCATTAATATTCCAACAACTGATAATATCAAATAAGGAACTAAAATGAGATAGTCTAGAAAAAATTTTTTATTTATTTTTTTATGCACCGATTAAACAACCCCCAAATCCTTTAACTCTCTGACTCTTTTACTTCTTGATATACCGTGTTATAGACTCTATTTAACTCTTTTTCTAATTCGATAACCATATCAAGCCCTTCTTGTCTGTCAATTAAACCAATGGATTGAGCGAATTCTACCTGTTTTGAAAAACCAAACATTTGTGTATCAACGACTTCTTCAAAGGCTTTACACTGGGCAATACATTGATGATTTCTTTGATTCGTTAGCAAGTGTTTAATTTTATCAGCTTCATGTTTTAATGCACTTAATACCGATTCTTTAGATAGTTCTAACATACGGACTTGCCCTCCCTTTTATTTTCGTTCATTATACCATATTCTTTTCCTTCATATGTTTAACTTTTACAGGATACATGCAAATTTTCACAAAAAAAAAGGGAAAGCGTTTTGCTCCCCCCTAAACTAATTATTTTTGAACTGCTTTATAACGGTTGTTTACTTCATCCCAGTTAATCACATTGAAAAATGCTTTCACATAGTCAGGTCTAACATTGCTATATTTTTTATAGTAAGCATGTTCCCAAACATCTATCCCTAATAAAGGAGTC
This genomic stretch from Vagococcus sp. CY52-2 harbors:
- a CDS encoding DUF1507 family protein; the protein is MLELSKESVLSALKHEADKIKHLLTNQRNHQCIAQCKAFEEVVDTQMFGFSKQVEFAQSIGLIDRQEGLDMVIELEKELNRVYNTVYQEVKESES
- a CDS encoding FtsW/RodA/SpoVE family cell cycle protein; the protein is MHKKINKKFFLDYLILVPYLILSVVGILMVYSASSVNSQGLALEAIKQGGFFIVGLIAIFFIYKMKTQVFQNKQFIMTAIITIGALLILTKFTSLGVKGGGADGWLKIGAITLQPVEFLKIIVIWYLAYILSRRQDTILSHFKDALLKPMMLIGLLIFLVLIQPDTGGAAILILITLIMVLASGIPYLYSLVAIGGGVVVSTFLIQFIALFGGALFPKRMMYVYKRFKTFTNPFEDPLGDGHQMINSYFALNNGGWFGLGLGKSIQKKGFLTNAQTDFMFSIVVEELGLILSLMLLVLLFFLILRIFAIGIRSTDSFNSLMCIGVAGMILIQIFVNLGGVTGLIPLTGVTFPFLSQGGSSLVTLSIGVGFALNISADEKRKKYESNEYEETRLLLMLND